A stretch of Acidovorax sp. RAC01 DNA encodes these proteins:
- the murI gene encoding glutamate racemase, with protein MPQASSPIGVFDSGVGGLSVLRALLAALPHERFVYLADSAHAPYGERGDAYVSARTHAIADYLCAEHDIKALVVACNTATAAAIHEVRSSRPDLPLVGLEPAIKPALAATRTGHIGVIGTRGTLTSAKFARLMASVAEQAHFVIQPCDGLAHAIERSVSRPGTVTGSPVEATETGRLCKTYLEAMGAFGTAPGQIDTLVLGCTHYVFVTDELRAITGPDVRFIETGEPVARQTQRLLHAAGLANATAAAGADAEPLSETSATRNGGPSDGFASAKAAAPQSQPGTVIATLDPSRVQLLTTGPVEMLQAAAQRWLDLPAQCCSNVLVP; from the coding sequence ATGCCGCAGGCCTCCTCCCCTATCGGCGTGTTTGACAGCGGCGTCGGCGGCCTGAGCGTGTTGCGTGCACTGCTCGCCGCCCTGCCGCACGAGCGCTTTGTCTACCTGGCCGACAGCGCCCATGCGCCCTACGGCGAGCGGGGCGATGCGTATGTCAGCGCCCGTACCCATGCCATCGCCGATTACCTGTGCGCAGAGCACGACATCAAGGCCTTGGTGGTGGCGTGCAACACGGCCACGGCCGCTGCCATCCATGAGGTGCGCAGCAGCCGCCCGGATCTGCCTCTGGTGGGCCTGGAGCCAGCCATCAAGCCCGCACTGGCGGCCACGCGCACGGGGCACATTGGCGTCATCGGCACGCGGGGCACCCTCACCAGCGCCAAATTCGCCCGGCTGATGGCCTCGGTGGCCGAACAGGCGCACTTTGTGATCCAGCCCTGCGATGGGCTGGCCCACGCCATCGAGCGCAGCGTGTCGCGCCCTGGCACCGTAACGGGCTCGCCCGTAGAAGCCACCGAGACCGGACGGCTGTGCAAGACCTACCTGGAAGCCATGGGCGCGTTCGGCACTGCGCCTGGCCAGATCGACACGCTGGTGCTGGGCTGCACACACTACGTTTTCGTGACGGACGAGTTGCGAGCGATCACCGGGCCGGATGTGCGCTTCATCGAAACCGGTGAGCCCGTGGCCCGACAGACCCAACGCCTGCTGCACGCGGCTGGACTTGCCAACGCAACGGCTGCTGCAGGGGCGGATGCCGAACCGTTGAGCGAAACCTCAGCAACCCGCAACGGAGGCCCTTCGGATGGCTTCGCCAGTGCCAAAGCTGCGGCGCCGCAGTCACAGCCCGGTACCGTGATAGCGACCTTGGATCCATCGCGTGTGCAGCTGCTGACCACGGGGCCCGTGGAGATGTTGCAGGCGGCCGCACAGCGGTGGCTGGATCTGCCTGCACAGTGCTGCAGCAATGTCTTGGTGCCGTGA